The Phragmites australis chromosome 15, lpPhrAust1.1, whole genome shotgun sequence genome window below encodes:
- the LOC133893579 gene encoding lysine-rich arabinogalactan protein 18-like, protein MARAGALCLALLCLLAAHSAVAQKSTTPAPATAPAATTTPPASPSKKTPAPAAAPPTTPATLAPAATPPTTPATPAPAAAPPTATPAPAAAPPKSTKAAAPAPAPKAKATPPATLPPLASPPTPVAEPPTKPAEVPAPAPSKKKKPTTSSKKKKKSKAPAPAPVAEAPTKHSKAKAPAASEADAPGPSGDSTAADNAAAGRTVQTVAGGIMAAALGLVVLLA, encoded by the exons ATGGCGCGCGCCGGCGCTCTCTGCCTCGCGCTGCTCTGCCTCCTCGCGGCGCACTCCGCCGTCGCGCAGAAGTCCACCACCCCCGCCCCGGCCACCGCACCGGCGGCCACCACCACCCCGCCGGCCTCACCCTCCAAGAAGACGCCCGCGCCAGCTGCCGCGCCACCCACCACTCCCGCTACCCTGGCCCCGGCCGCCACGCCGCCCACCACCCCCGCCACCCCAGCCCCTGCAGCCGCGCCGCCCACCGCCACCCCAGCTCCCGCCGCGGCGCCACCCAAGTCCACAAAGGCCGCTGCCCCCGCCCCCGCTCCCAAGGCCAAGGCCACCCCTCCCGCAACTCTACCACCGTTAGCCTCGCCCCCCACCCCCGTCGCGGAGCCCCCCACCAAGCCCGCCGAGGtccccgcgcccgcgccgtccaagaagaagaagcccacCACGtcctccaagaagaagaagaagtccaaggcCCCGGCCCCGGCTCCGGTCGCCGAGGCACCCACCAAGCACTCCAAGGCTAAGGCCCCCGCGGCGTCCGAAGCTGACGCCCCAGGCCCCTCCGGCGACTCCACCGCCGCGGACAACGCG GCGGCAGGCAGGACCGTGCAGACGGTGGCAGGCGGCATCATGGCGGCCGCGCTGGGCCTCGTCGTGCTGCTCGCCTAG